A region of Selenomonadales bacterium 4137-cl DNA encodes the following proteins:
- a CDS encoding L,D-transpeptidase family protein, translating into MLTALRGRGSRVFLSVALLAFFGLLTGLAGFEYWDERELAVAPGQPQTRPEGRITLVVNVPARYLEVLNDGKQYKKYRIAVGRSDTPSPFGEWIVTWKAYHSGDIFGTRFLGLNVPWGGYGIHGTNRPWSIGQFASKGCIRMRNRDIEELFEWVPVGTPVRIEGSRIRIARPLRYTAAGPDVVMLQMRLRRTGYYEGRADGLFSREIEVALKRFQHDKGLKPTGIADRKTLELLGL; encoded by the coding sequence TTGCTTACCGCATTAAGGGGCAGGGGGTCCCGCGTATTTTTAAGTGTTGCCCTGCTGGCTTTTTTTGGGCTGCTTACCGGCCTGGCCGGCTTCGAATATTGGGACGAGCGGGAACTGGCGGTCGCTCCCGGCCAGCCGCAAACACGGCCTGAAGGAAGGATAACCCTGGTAGTGAATGTACCTGCCCGCTACCTCGAAGTGCTCAACGACGGCAAACAATACAAGAAATACCGTATCGCCGTTGGACGTTCCGACACCCCATCGCCGTTCGGCGAATGGATCGTGACCTGGAAGGCATATCACTCCGGAGACATTTTCGGCACCAGATTCCTGGGCCTCAATGTACCGTGGGGAGGCTATGGTATCCACGGCACTAACAGGCCGTGGTCGATAGGTCAGTTTGCCAGCAAGGGCTGCATCCGTATGCGGAACAGAGACATTGAGGAATTGTTCGAATGGGTGCCTGTCGGCACCCCTGTGCGCATCGAAGGCAGCAGGATTCGTATCGCGCGCCCGCTGCGCTACACCGCGGCCGGCCCTGACGTTGTCATGCTGCAGATGCGGCTGCGCAGAACGGGTTATTATGAAGGACGGGCCGACGGACTATTCAGTCGGGAAATTGAGGTGGCCTTGAAAAGGTTCCAGCACGACAAGGGTCTCAAGCCCACCGGAATCGCCGATCGCAAAACCTTGGAACTGCTCGGGCTTTAA